In Sulfitobacter sp. LCG007, the sequence GCCGAGAAGTCGATGATCACCGTCATGGCGATCAAGGAGGCCGTGAACCGCGCCTATGAGGTTCCGCTCGCCGAGGGGCTGCTTTTCGAGCGCCGGATGTTCCACGCGCTCTTTGCGACCGAGGACCAGAAGGAAGGCATGGCGGCCTTCCTCGAAAAGCGCGAGGCGCAGTTCCGCGACAAGTGACACCGAGCGACGCGGCCGACCCTGCTGGCAGGCCGTGCGACAAAGGCGTTTGCATTCCGCTGCAAAGCCACTATAGACCGCCCCCATACATGCGCGTGCAGCCCGCTCTGGCTAGAATCACCCAGGTCTCTGATGACCGGTGCGGGTCTGCGTTGCGCGACAGAAACAACATGAACCCGAAGGTGATCGCACCATGGCAAACACACCCCAGTCCAAGAAGCGCGCGCGTCAGAGCGAGAAGCGCAACGAGATCAACAAGGCCCGCCGTTCGCGGATCCGGACATACCTGCGCAAGGTCGAAGAGGCGCTGGCCTCCGGCGACAAGGACGCTGCCGCCGCAGCCCTGACCGCGGCCCAGCCCGAGCTGATGCGCGGCGTCACCAAGGGTGTCTTTCACAAGAATACCGCGTCGCGGAAGATGTCGCGTCTCGCCTCCCGGGTGAAGGCGCTGTCCTGATCCTGTAGTGACATTTTATTAATGATCGTTAACGGGACGTCGCCAAAAGCGGCGTCCCTTTCGCATTTGATGGCCAATTTGCCACGGCTTCAAAAAGAGCCGGAGATTCTTTTCTGAATTTCCTGAGTCAAGTTTGAAGTTCAGTTGCTGCGTCGCGGGCGAAATTGGTACGAGTATCAGGCGATTCATTTCGCCTTGGGGGGCGGGCCCTGAGACCCTTCCGTGTTGCGG encodes:
- the rpsT gene encoding 30S ribosomal protein S20 yields the protein MANTPQSKKRARQSEKRNEINKARRSRIRTYLRKVEEALASGDKDAAAAALTAAQPELMRGVTKGVFHKNTASRKMSRLASRVKALS